Proteins encoded within one genomic window of Humulus lupulus chromosome 1, drHumLupu1.1, whole genome shotgun sequence:
- the LOC133779744 gene encoding methyl jasmonate esterase 1-like, with product MQSRLTYRLLIMKGVILLVVSLIIVSLTLSTSNVNATTKHSHFVLVHGAGHGAWCWYKVATLLQSMGHNVTTMDLTASGINPIHSQVNGSLVDYAKPLMNFMASLPAAATAKKVVLVGHSLGGLSISLAMETFPHKISAAVFVTAFMPGPNLMSFSFEKQNTQGNGSPMDSTFIYGHGPNNPPTAVLFGPNLLASKFYQLSPPEDLVLGLSLLRPYDMFSNEELFNKQLKLTKEKYGSVRRVFIACDQDHAIKESLQRWMIERNPPHEVMVINGTDHMVMLSRPLELFSYLGQIAHKYY from the exons ATGCAGAGCAGATTAACATATAGATTGCTAATCATGAAAGGTGTTATActactggttgtttctctaattaTTGTAAGTCTAACATTGTCAACCTCAAACGTTAATGCAACCACCAAACATAGTCATTTCGTGTTGGTTCATGGGGCTGGCCATGGAGCTTGGTGCTGGTACAAGGTGGCTACTCTCTTACAATCCATGGGTCATAATGTCACAACTATGGACCTTACAGCCTCAGGAATCAATCCTATCCATAGCCAAGTCAACGGTTCATTGGTTGACTACGCTAAGCCGTTGATGAATTTCATGGCATCTTTGCCGGCGGCGGCCACAGCGAAGAAGGTCGTCTTGGTGGGCCATAGTTTAGGTGGACTCAGTATATCTCTTGCTATGGAGACCTTTCCCCATAAGATTTCAGCTGCAGTATTTGTCACAGCGTTTATGCCTGGTCCTAATCTCA TGAGCTTTTCTTTTGAGAAACAGAATACACAGGGAAATGGTTCTCCTATGGATTCGACATTTATATATGGCCATGGTCCAAATAATCCTCCTACTGCTGTACTTTTTGGCCCAAATTTATTGGCATCAAAATTTTACCAGCTTTCTCCACCAGAG GATTTGGTGCTTGGTCTATCATTGTTGAGACCTTATGATATGTTTAGTAATGAAGAATTGTTTAATAAACAACTAAAACTGACCAAAGAGAAGTATGGCTCTGTAAGAAGAGTTTTTATCGCGTGCGACCAAGACCATGCGATCAAGGAGAGTTTGCAGAGGTGGATGATTGAGAGGAATCCACCGCATGAAGTGATGGTCATCAATGGAACAGATCATATGGTTATGCTCTCTAGGCCACTCGAGCTCTTTTCCTACCTGGGACAGATTGCACACAAATATTATTAA